The DNA region CCTGGGCGCCGTGGAAGGACTTGCTCCGCGTCGATATCCTCAACACCATCGGATTGTCGCTCATGCTGATGGGGCTGGTGATTTCCATCTCCAGCACACGGAAGCAGGACTACTTATTGACCGGCCTGGCGACGCTGGCAGTGGCGCTGGCCACTCCCCTGATCTGGTATGGCTCCTATCCCTCCTGGATCCCTTCTCTCTTCACAGACTATTTGCACGGGGGGCGCCGTCCGTGGTTCTTCCCGGTCTTTCCCTGGGTGGGATTTGCCTTCGCGGGGCTCTTTGTCGGGACCCTGATTATTTCCACCAATGAGAAATTCAAGGAATCGACGCTGACTCTCTGGTTCACGGCGGGCGGAGTGGTTTCGATCGCGGCGGGGATGATCATGGACCGTCTGCCGGTCCAACTTTATCCGGTGTACGACTACTGGCACACTTCACCCAATTTCTTTGCGGTGAAGTTTGGGGTCTTGTTGTTGATGGTGGCGTTTTCCTACTGGTGGTGTGAATGGGTGGGGCACCGTGGGTTCAGTTGGGTCGCCCAAATCGGTCAAACTTCATTGCTCGTGTATTGGGTGCACATCCCCTTTGTTTATGGAAGGTTCAAGTACTTCTCTCACGACCTCTCCATCGGGGCAGCGAGCGTCGGCCTGGCGGCTGTCGCTGCATCCATGCTGCTGCTTTCGGTCCTGAAGACGCGTTACCGCGACACCGCCAGGAGCTGGGTCACGGCCACCAGGGCAAGACTAGGTGTCGC from Terriglobia bacterium includes:
- a CDS encoding DUF1624 domain-containing protein — its product is MSTRATQASTTKNRRLYIDWMRGLACLLMFQTHVYDSWLSPSARTGIFFGLSQRIGGMPAPMFLFLAGVSMALLTQSLRKKGLTVGAKMETTLRRGFRIFLLGLAFRAQEFILGLPWAPWKDLLRVDILNTIGLSLMLMGLVISISSTRKQDYLLTGLATLAVALATPLIWYGSYPSWIPSLFTDYLHGGRRPWFFPVFPWVGFAFAGLFVGTLIISTNEKFKESTLTLWFTAGGVVSIAAGMIMDRLPVQLYPVYDYWHTSPNFFAVKFGVLLLMVAFSYWWCEWVGHRGFSWVAQIGQTSLLVYWVHIPFVYGRFKYFSHDLSIGAASVGLAAVAASMLLLSVLKTRYRDTARSWVTATRARLGVAIL